Genomic DNA from Caldicellulosiruptor hydrothermalis 108:
TCGGCAAAATATAGCTTGTTGCTTATTTTCCCAAACTGCTCAAATACGGTGGAGAAAAAGTAACCACCTATTATAAAAGGTAATGTAGCTAGAATTAGGTAAATCAATACGTTATTTTGAAACGGCAATACATATATGATTCCCAGTGAAAATATGTACGAGATAGAAAGAAGAAATAAGGCCTTAACCAATGAATTAGTTTTTAAATCTTCACTTTTTTGACGCTGATTGTAAGCTATTATTCCACCTATTCCAAGCCCAAATATAGCAAATGATGTAATCAAGAAAGTATAATGATACCAAAATAAGGCAGAGTATATTCGATTTAATATAACCTGGTATATAAACAATGAAATTGATACTAAGCTTATGCTAACCAAAATCACTTTCATTTCCTCCATTATTATAATTTTCTTTATTTGTTACATTCCAAACGGCAATTTATAAGGTAGTAGCCTGCTAAAAATTGCTGTCAAGTCTTGGAGTTTGTTTAAAAACATCACAATGCCAAGGAAAATGAGAGTAGCTCCTGCAACTGCACAGATAGCATTTTGGAATTTCTTTGCCCTTTTTATAGCATTAATCGCGTGGGGTAGATAATAACCAACGAGCAAATACGGTATTGCAAGACCTAAGGAAAACAAGAACATGATTGTCATGCCTACAGAGGCACTTTTTGTGGTTGTGGTATATATCAGCATGGAATATAAAATTGGCCCAATGCAATGGGAACATACTATAGCAAAAAACAGACCTATTAAGAAAGTAGTAAAATATCTTGATGGTGTCTTGATGTTATCTGCACTATATTTATTCAAAAAAGAAAAATTTAGATTTAGCAGACCAATCAGATTCAATCCCATTATTATGGTTATTGCGCCACCTATTTTATTCATTATCGTGGTGTAACCACTTAACCATCTGCCAATACTTCCTCCTAAAGCCCCTGCAATTGTAAAAACAAGTGTAAAAGCAGATACAAATATAAAAGTATTTATGAGAATAAATTTCCTCATTTTTTTGTGAAGCTCTATATCCTTCAAATCTCTAATTGATACACCTGTGATTAGTGAAAAATATACACTTATCATGGGTATTATGCAGGGTGAGAAAAAAGATGTTAATCCTGCTGCAAAAGGTAGTAAATAAACCACTTCGTGGATCCTCCTAATTTAAAAACTTTTTGTCCCACCTATAAATTCTCAATTTGACACCTCCAATATTTTGTAACTCCAATTGGATATATTTGGTTTTAGGGGTAATAAGATTTTTACCGTTTATTTTTTTTGGTATTTTGATAAATGCCATCACATGATGGCCTGAACCTTCAATCCACCATTTTGCGTTATTGACTTTTATACCTTCACTCGTGCTAAACAATACCTTCCCATTAAAATTGAGTGTAGACAAATCAATCTGATGATTGTCCAAAAACACCTCAAACACCAGGTTATCTTTGTCATCTTTTATAGGATTTAGATACCTCACTCCAATGGTGATGAAGCCTTCACTATTTATTATCAGAGGGTCCGGAGAATTGTTTTTGGAACTTGTACTTTGTTTTGAATCCTGCCGATAAGTAGTTTTAGTCTGAGTATTACTTTGTTTCTTCTGTTGTGAGATTATAACTTGAGCATACAGCGAAGATACTACAAATGCAAAAAGTACAGCAATCACAATTATTCTTTTTGTCTTCTTGGTCATCAAAACATTCCCCCTTTGCATTCTGACTTAGGATAAAAGAACATTTTTAAAGAGACAGTTTTTCTCATTAAATTTAAAGTAAACCTATTTATTTACTCGGAATTATTATATAAATTATTTTATCAGAGGTGATTTAAAAGTCAATTGACTTAACAAATTCTTTACAAATTCTTTGCAATTTATTTACACCTTTAGCTGAAGGAATATTGAACTTAAGTGTTTGTAAAGTGGTAGAATAATTTTAAAGAATAATTTCGATAGAGAGAGCTGAAACAAGTCTAAAAATGAATGATAAACATATTGAAATGAAAGGAGAAAATATATGAAAAACAAAACAGAGATAATCAGGAGAAGATATGATAGAGCTGCTAAATACTATGATGCAGTTGAAAGTATGATGGAGAAGAAATGGTTTTCACAGTGGAGGAAGTTATTATTTAGCTTTGTCAAGGGACCTAAGGTTTTAGAAGTAGGTGTTGGGACAGGTAAAAATATGCCTTACTATAGTCAAGATTGGGAGATAGTTGCAATAGATTTTAGCCCCAAGATGCTGGAAAAAGCAAAAGAAAGGGCTGTGAAATTAAATTTGCAAGTAGACTTAAAACTTATGGATGTTCAGAATTTAGAATTTGCTGATAACTCTTTTGATACAGTTGTGACAGCCTGTGTATTTTGTTCAGTGCCAGATCCAATTTTAGGTTTGAAAGAAATCCGCAGAGTCTTAAAAGACGATGGACTTTTAGTAATGCTTGAGCATGTTCGAAGCAAAAAAGAGCCAATAGGCAAAATAATGGATATATTAAACCCATTAGTTGTTGGCATTTATGGAGCTAATATAAATCGCAATACAGTGGAGAATGTTAAAAAAGCCGGGTTTGAGATAGTTGAGGAAAAGAACTTGCTATCTGATATTGTAAAACTAATTATTGCAAA
This window encodes:
- a CDS encoding class I SAM-dependent methyltransferase, with the protein product MKNKTEIIRRRYDRAAKYYDAVESMMEKKWFSQWRKLLFSFVKGPKVLEVGVGTGKNMPYYSQDWEIVAIDFSPKMLEKAKERAVKLNLQVDLKLMDVQNLEFADNSFDTVVTACVFCSVPDPILGLKEIRRVLKDDGLLVMLEHVRSKKEPIGKIMDILNPLVVGIYGANINRNTVENVKKAGFEIVEEKNLLSDIVKLIIAKPRL
- a CDS encoding cytochrome c biogenesis CcdA family protein, translating into MVYLLPFAAGLTSFFSPCIIPMISVYFSLITGVSIRDLKDIELHKKMRKFILINTFIFVSAFTLVFTIAGALGGSIGRWLSGYTTIMNKIGGAITIIMGLNLIGLLNLNFSFLNKYSADNIKTPSRYFTTFLIGLFFAIVCSHCIGPILYSMLIYTTTTKSASVGMTIMFLFSLGLAIPYLLVGYYLPHAINAIKRAKKFQNAICAVAGATLIFLGIVMFLNKLQDLTAIFSRLLPYKLPFGM